The Impatiens glandulifera chromosome 3, dImpGla2.1, whole genome shotgun sequence genome contains a region encoding:
- the LOC124933084 gene encoding probable serine/threonine-protein kinase PBL21 isoform X1, whose amino-acid sequence MVCCSCVTVRGKDVSNVDEDCTHHSSDSPGKTGIKCCGSTGGTGRGNVARSFTFRELANSTKNFRQSNLIGEGGFGKVYKGQLQTTGQMIAVKQLNPEGLQGNQEFIVEILMLSLLHHPNLVTLFGYCTDGDQKLLVYEYMAMGSLEDHLENEREPLNWSTRIKIAVGAARGLEYLHCKTNRPPIIYRDLKSANILLDEDFNAKLSDFGLAKLGPVGDKTHVSTRVMGTYGYCAPEYAMSGKLTLKSDIYSFGVVLLELITGRKAIDNNTRRSHGEQNLVAWSRPFLKDRKKFVEIADPLLQGEFPVRSLHHMIAIAAMCLQEEPKFRPLISDIVVAIEYVATQTNKPGMEMESSSSNLK is encoded by the exons ATGGTCTGTTGTTCTTGCGTCACTGTTCGGGGGAAAGATGTGAGCAATGTCGACGAAGATTGTACCCATCATTCTTCAG atTCGCCGGGCAAGACAGGAATAAAATGTTGCGGAAGTACTGGAGGAACAGGAAGGGGCAATGTGGCGCGAAGTTTCACATTTCGCGAGCTTGCTaattctacaaagaactttagGCAATCTAATCTAATAGGTGAGGGTGGTTTTGGAAAGGTTTACAAAGGTCAGCTTCAAACAACGGGGCAG ATGATTGCGGTGAAGCAACTCAATCCGGAAGGGTTACAAGGGAACCAAGAATTCATTGTAGAAATTCTCATGTTAAGTCTTCTTCATCATCCAAACTTAGTCACCTTATTTGGATATTGCACTGATGGAGATCAAAAACTACTGGTTTATGAGTACATGGCAATGGGTAGCTTGGAAGACCATCTTGAAAACGAAAGAGAGCCACTGAATTGGAGCACAAGAATAAAGATTGCTGTTGGTGCAGCTCGAGGATTGGAGTATCTCCACTGCAAGACAAATAGGCCGCCTATTATTTATCGTGACCTTAAATCTGCAAACATATTGTTGGATGAGGATTTCAATGCTAAACTGTCTGATTTCGGACTTGCTAAATTGGGTCCtgttggagataaaactcatgtTTCAACCAGAGTGATGGGAACTTATGGATACTGCGCTCCAGAATACGCGATGAGTGGGAAATTGACTCTTAAATCTGATATATATAGCTTTGGTGTTGTTCTCTTGGAGCTCATCACTGGAAGGAAGGCTATTGACAACAATACTAGAAGAAGCCATGGAGAGCAAAACCTTGTGGCTTGG TCTCGTCCTTTCTTGAAGGATAGAAAGAAGTTTGTTGAAATTGCCGATCCTCTGTTGCAAGGTGAATTCCCTGTTCGTAGTTTGCACCATATGATTGCTATAGCAGCCATGTGTCTTCAGGAGGAACCAAAATTCCGTCCTCTAATTAGTGATATTGTCGTAGCGATCGAGTATGTGGCtactcaaacaaacaaaccaggTATGGAAATGGaatcatcatcttcaaatttGAAATAG
- the LOC124930729 gene encoding probable serine/threonine-protein kinase PBL10 isoform X1 → MGCCFSAPVENHSSGVVEPPSHEADRNNINRDPQIRVATAAMVAGGEEEEVAANLKVFTLSELRIATRNFRPDSVLGEGGFGTVFKGWIDEKTLAPSKVNVGIPVAVKKSNPDSQQGLREWKAEVEFLGKFKHPNLVKLVGYCWEDNQLLLVYEYMHKGSLEANLFSSKEAHFLTWETRLKIAIGAANGLVFLHNTEKKVIYRDFKASNILLDSDFGAKLSDFGLAKDGPINGNSHVSTRIVGTYGYAAPEYVATGHLYIKSDVYCFGVVVLELLTGQRVVDVKRPAQQSNLVEWAKPILQDKKKLKRIIDPRLEKQFPVKAVIKTAELITSCLENDPRNRPTMDQVLQILHNIIAIKMPPSSS, encoded by the exons ATGGGTTGCTGTTTTTCAGCTCCGGTTGAAAACCACAGCTCCGGCGTGGTGGAGCCGCCAAGTCATGAAG CTGATAGGAATAACATAAATCGAGATCCTCAAATTAGAGTAGCGACGGCGGCGATGGTGGccggaggagaagaagaagaggtggCGGCGAATTTGAAGGTATTTACTCTGTCGGAGCTGAGAATCGCGACCAGGAACTTCCGACCGGATTCGGTTCTGGGAGAAGGAGGATTCGGAACTGTTTTCAAAGGTTGGATCGACGAGAAGACGCTGGCGCCGTCCAAGGTTAATGTCGGAATTCCTGTCGCCGTTAAGAAGTCAAATCCCGACAGCCAACAGGGTCTCCGGGAGTGGAag gcAGAGGTAGAATTCTTAGGTAAATTTAAGCATCCAAATTTAGTGAAGCTGGTGGGTTATTGTTGGGAAGACAATCAACTTCTTCTTGTGTATGAATACATGCACAAAGGAAGCTTGGAGGCTAATCTCTTCTCATCTA AAGAAGCGCATTTTCTAACATGGGAGACGAGGCTTAAAATCGCGATAGGAGCCGCTAATGGGCTTGTTTTCTTGCACAACACCGAGAAGAAAGTCATTTACCGCGACTTTAAGGCTTCTAATATATTGCTTGACTcg GATTTTGGTGCAAAGCTTTCTGATTTCGGGCTGGCTAAGGATGGCCCCATAAACGGGAATTCACATGTTTCGACTCGCATTGTTGGAACATACGGTTATGCTGCACCCGAGTATGTGGCCACGG GTCACTTGTACATAAAGAGCGATGTTTACTGTTTCGGAGTGGTGGTGTTAGAATTGTTGACGGGACAGCGAGTGGTGGACGTGAAGAGGCCGGCGCAACAGAGTAATTTGGTAGAGTGGGCGAAACCGATATTACAAGATAAAAAGAAGTTGAAGAGAATAATCGACCCGCGTTTGGAGAAACAATTTCCGGTAAAAGCGGTTATTAAAACAGCTGAGCTAATAACTAGTTGCTTAGAAAATGATCCTAGGAATAGGCCAACCATGGATCAAGTCTTACAAATTCTTCATAACATCATCGCAATCAAAATGCCCCCATCCTCATCCTAG
- the LOC124933084 gene encoding probable serine/threonine-protein kinase PBL21 isoform X2, with amino-acid sequence MVCCSCVTVRGKDVSNVDEDCTHHSSGIKCCGSTGGTGRGNVARSFTFRELANSTKNFRQSNLIGEGGFGKVYKGQLQTTGQMIAVKQLNPEGLQGNQEFIVEILMLSLLHHPNLVTLFGYCTDGDQKLLVYEYMAMGSLEDHLENEREPLNWSTRIKIAVGAARGLEYLHCKTNRPPIIYRDLKSANILLDEDFNAKLSDFGLAKLGPVGDKTHVSTRVMGTYGYCAPEYAMSGKLTLKSDIYSFGVVLLELITGRKAIDNNTRRSHGEQNLVAWSRPFLKDRKKFVEIADPLLQGEFPVRSLHHMIAIAAMCLQEEPKFRPLISDIVVAIEYVATQTNKPGMEMESSSSNLK; translated from the exons ATGGTCTGTTGTTCTTGCGTCACTGTTCGGGGGAAAGATGTGAGCAATGTCGACGAAGATTGTACCCATCATTCTTCAG GAATAAAATGTTGCGGAAGTACTGGAGGAACAGGAAGGGGCAATGTGGCGCGAAGTTTCACATTTCGCGAGCTTGCTaattctacaaagaactttagGCAATCTAATCTAATAGGTGAGGGTGGTTTTGGAAAGGTTTACAAAGGTCAGCTTCAAACAACGGGGCAG ATGATTGCGGTGAAGCAACTCAATCCGGAAGGGTTACAAGGGAACCAAGAATTCATTGTAGAAATTCTCATGTTAAGTCTTCTTCATCATCCAAACTTAGTCACCTTATTTGGATATTGCACTGATGGAGATCAAAAACTACTGGTTTATGAGTACATGGCAATGGGTAGCTTGGAAGACCATCTTGAAAACGAAAGAGAGCCACTGAATTGGAGCACAAGAATAAAGATTGCTGTTGGTGCAGCTCGAGGATTGGAGTATCTCCACTGCAAGACAAATAGGCCGCCTATTATTTATCGTGACCTTAAATCTGCAAACATATTGTTGGATGAGGATTTCAATGCTAAACTGTCTGATTTCGGACTTGCTAAATTGGGTCCtgttggagataaaactcatgtTTCAACCAGAGTGATGGGAACTTATGGATACTGCGCTCCAGAATACGCGATGAGTGGGAAATTGACTCTTAAATCTGATATATATAGCTTTGGTGTTGTTCTCTTGGAGCTCATCACTGGAAGGAAGGCTATTGACAACAATACTAGAAGAAGCCATGGAGAGCAAAACCTTGTGGCTTGG TCTCGTCCTTTCTTGAAGGATAGAAAGAAGTTTGTTGAAATTGCCGATCCTCTGTTGCAAGGTGAATTCCCTGTTCGTAGTTTGCACCATATGATTGCTATAGCAGCCATGTGTCTTCAGGAGGAACCAAAATTCCGTCCTCTAATTAGTGATATTGTCGTAGCGATCGAGTATGTGGCtactcaaacaaacaaaccaggTATGGAAATGGaatcatcatcttcaaatttGAAATAG
- the LOC124930729 gene encoding receptor-like cytoplasmic kinase 176 isoform X2, with product MGCCFSAPVENHSSGVVEPPSQADRNNINRDPQIRVATAAMVAGGEEEEVAANLKVFTLSELRIATRNFRPDSVLGEGGFGTVFKGWIDEKTLAPSKVNVGIPVAVKKSNPDSQQGLREWKAEVEFLGKFKHPNLVKLVGYCWEDNQLLLVYEYMHKGSLEANLFSSKEAHFLTWETRLKIAIGAANGLVFLHNTEKKVIYRDFKASNILLDSDFGAKLSDFGLAKDGPINGNSHVSTRIVGTYGYAAPEYVATGHLYIKSDVYCFGVVVLELLTGQRVVDVKRPAQQSNLVEWAKPILQDKKKLKRIIDPRLEKQFPVKAVIKTAELITSCLENDPRNRPTMDQVLQILHNIIAIKMPPSSS from the exons ATGGGTTGCTGTTTTTCAGCTCCGGTTGAAAACCACAGCTCCGGCGTGGTGGAGCCGCCAAGTCA agCTGATAGGAATAACATAAATCGAGATCCTCAAATTAGAGTAGCGACGGCGGCGATGGTGGccggaggagaagaagaagaggtggCGGCGAATTTGAAGGTATTTACTCTGTCGGAGCTGAGAATCGCGACCAGGAACTTCCGACCGGATTCGGTTCTGGGAGAAGGAGGATTCGGAACTGTTTTCAAAGGTTGGATCGACGAGAAGACGCTGGCGCCGTCCAAGGTTAATGTCGGAATTCCTGTCGCCGTTAAGAAGTCAAATCCCGACAGCCAACAGGGTCTCCGGGAGTGGAag gcAGAGGTAGAATTCTTAGGTAAATTTAAGCATCCAAATTTAGTGAAGCTGGTGGGTTATTGTTGGGAAGACAATCAACTTCTTCTTGTGTATGAATACATGCACAAAGGAAGCTTGGAGGCTAATCTCTTCTCATCTA AAGAAGCGCATTTTCTAACATGGGAGACGAGGCTTAAAATCGCGATAGGAGCCGCTAATGGGCTTGTTTTCTTGCACAACACCGAGAAGAAAGTCATTTACCGCGACTTTAAGGCTTCTAATATATTGCTTGACTcg GATTTTGGTGCAAAGCTTTCTGATTTCGGGCTGGCTAAGGATGGCCCCATAAACGGGAATTCACATGTTTCGACTCGCATTGTTGGAACATACGGTTATGCTGCACCCGAGTATGTGGCCACGG GTCACTTGTACATAAAGAGCGATGTTTACTGTTTCGGAGTGGTGGTGTTAGAATTGTTGACGGGACAGCGAGTGGTGGACGTGAAGAGGCCGGCGCAACAGAGTAATTTGGTAGAGTGGGCGAAACCGATATTACAAGATAAAAAGAAGTTGAAGAGAATAATCGACCCGCGTTTGGAGAAACAATTTCCGGTAAAAGCGGTTATTAAAACAGCTGAGCTAATAACTAGTTGCTTAGAAAATGATCCTAGGAATAGGCCAACCATGGATCAAGTCTTACAAATTCTTCATAACATCATCGCAATCAAAATGCCCCCATCCTCATCCTAG
- the LOC124933083 gene encoding bromodomain-containing protein DDB_G0270170-like — MGKVEEGVMKKRKKKGRPSLLDLQKRALGGQDKQHLQTQTLISSKPNLSVDNRRSTRRHSNPDETSPASDWVDDDGGGEEEEDEEYDDDDDERKEKKVKLVGRLPPSSSDQQHFNLSRSSANSPFSNSTPIVHQSSIDVDNHEVSAKKQKIGAAGVRSGNLHAANQDKKVQKATDTVHGSPFESGPTTPLPDKKLLVFILDRLQKKDTHGVFSEPVDTEELPDYCEIVDHPMDFGTVRRKLNEGKYTKLEEFEKDVLLICSNAMQYNAPDTIYFRQARTIQELAKRDFENLREVNEDGEPQPKVVRRGRPPSKNVKKEFTSPPPPTRVAPESSSDVATPATAGEYTTNSNNNYNLRKGPMSYKFQANDVYLRTTNLSASNDLFNDMTSDWNSEFPASVLKAEAKHTKKTVLIDENRRGTYNLSPASTYGHEPYLLSSPVFGDMNRLVGMGLNVEHGYSRSLARFASDLGPVGWKIASKKIERALPPGVKFGRGWVGENEVSSNNIGMNSALASSRSCEAAPAASSGGGPIVIPTQQPRNGYNNNASMLGCDNSSQSGGIVMRPEEEDGLVSRSINNNNNNSSNSMMIPGMAGGNNMFNGGYHQKYKQQQQQQQNPDLGVVPSSSSSSAAGMGMLLPPQYSLPVPPDLNAMIFQGSDLPPGLGLHSIGSPKQPDLALQL; from the exons ATGGGCAAGGTTGAAGAAggagtgatgaagaagaggaagaagaaaggcCGTCCCTCTCTCCTAGATCTCCAGAAACGCGCACTCGGAGGACAGGATAAACAGCATCTCCAAACCCAAACCCTAATTTCTTCAAAACCTAATCTTTCCGTTGATAACCGTCGATCTACTCGCCGGCACTCCAATCCGGACGAAACCTCTCCTGCTTCCGATTGGGTGGACGACGACGGCggcggagaagaagaagaagacgaagaataCGATGACGACGACGACGAGAGAAAGGAAAAGAAGGTGAAGCTTGTTGGCCGCCTCCCCCCTTCTTCTTCTGATCAACAACATTTTAATCTATCCAGATCCTCAGCTAATTCCCCCTTCTCCAATTCGACTCCTATCGTCCATCAATCGAGTATCGATGTCGATAACCACGAGGTTTCTGCCAAGAAACAGAAGATCGGCGCGGCTGGTGTCAGATCTGGAAATTTACATGCCGCTAATCAG GACAAAAAGGTCCAGAAAGCGACTGACACTGTACATG GGTCTCCGTTTGAGTCTGGACCCACAACACCTTTGCCAGACAAAAAGTTGTTGGTTTTCATTCTTGACAGACTTCAAAA GAAGGACACACATGGGGTCTTCTCTGAGCCTGTTGATACCGAGGAG CTGCCTGACTACTGTGAAATTGTAGACCACCCAATGGATTTTGGGACTGTTAGGAGGAAACTAAACGAGGGGAAATACACAAAGTTAGAGGAATTTGAG AAAGATGTTCTCTTGATATGTTCAAATGCAATGCAATATAATGCTCCAGATACCATCTACTTTCGACAG GCTCGGACAATACAAGAGCTGGCGAAACGGGACTTTGAAAATCTGAGAGAAGTTAATGAAGATGGTGAGCCACAGCCGAAAGTTGTAAGAAGAGGTAGACCTCCCTCCAAGAACGTGAAGAAGGAATTTACCAGTCCTCCACCGCCAACACGAGTTGCTCCTGAGTCTTCCTCTGATGTTGCAACTCCTGCTACTGCGGGCGAGTACACCACAAACTCTAACAACAACTACAATCTAAGAAAGGGGCCTATGTCATATAAGTTTCAAGCTAATGATGTTTATTTGAGAACCACCAATTTATCTGCAagtaatgatttatttaatgaCATGACATCAGATTGGAATAGTGAATTCCCAG CTTCTGTTCTGAAGGCCGAGGcaaaacatacaaaaaaaactGTTTTGATAGATGAGAACAGGCGTGGAACATACAATTTATCTCCAGCCTCAACTTATGGACACGAGCCTTATTTATTATCATCTCCCGTCTTTGGAGACATGAACAGATTAGTTGGG ATGGGTTTAAATGTGGAGCATGGATATTCAAGAAGTCTAGCTCGGTTTGCTTCAGATCTAGGGCCAGTAGGTTGGAAAATAGCTTCAAAGAAAATAGAACGTGCATTGCCTCCCGGTGTAAAGTTTGGTCGGGGATGGGTTGGAGAGAACGAGGTATCTTCAAACAACATTGGCATGAATTCGGCTCTTGCATCCTCTAGATCGTGCGAAGCAGCTCCTGCTGCTAGTAGTGGTGGTGGGCCAATAGTTATTCCGACTCAACAACCCAGGAATGGTTACAATAATAATGCTTCGATGTTGGGGTGTGACAATTCTTCTCAGTCAGGTGGGATTGTAATGAGACCGGAGGAAGAGGATGGGTTGGTATCAAGAAgcatcaataataataataataatagcagTAATAGTATGATGATCCCTGGAATGGCAGGAGGAAACAATATGTTTAATGGAGGTTATCATCAGAAGTACAAacaacagcagcagcagcagcagaatCCTGATTTGGGAGttgttccttcttcttcttcttcttcagcagCAGGAATGGGAATGTTGTTGCCACCACAATACTCTCTTCCAGTTCCTCCTGATCTAAATGCGATGATATTTCAGGGATCTGATTTGCCTCCTGGTTTGGGTTTACATAGTATTGGTTCTCCAAAGCAACCAGATTTAGCATTGCAATTGTGA